A window from Pseudomonas kribbensis encodes these proteins:
- a CDS encoding electron transfer flavoprotein subunit beta/FixA family protein, which produces MKVLVAVKRVVDYNVKVRVKADNSGVDLANVKMSMNPFCEIAVEEAVRLKEKGVATEIVVVSIGPSTAQEQLRTALALGADRAILVESAEDLTSLAVAKLLKAVVDKEQPQLVILGKQAIDSDNNQTGQMLAALSGYGQGTFASKVEVSGDSVAVTREIDGGAQTVSLKLPAIVTTDLRLNEPRYASLPNIMKAKKKPLETLTPDALGVSTASTNKTLKVEAPAARSAGIKVKSVAELVEKLKNEAKVI; this is translated from the coding sequence ATGAAGGTTCTTGTAGCTGTCAAACGCGTTGTGGATTACAACGTCAAGGTTCGCGTCAAGGCGGACAATTCCGGCGTAGACCTCGCCAACGTCAAGATGTCGATGAACCCGTTCTGCGAAATCGCAGTGGAAGAAGCCGTACGCCTGAAAGAGAAAGGCGTTGCGACTGAAATCGTCGTCGTCTCCATCGGCCCGTCCACCGCTCAGGAACAGCTGCGTACAGCACTGGCTCTGGGTGCCGACCGCGCCATCCTCGTCGAATCCGCTGAAGACCTGACTTCCCTGGCCGTGGCCAAGCTGCTCAAGGCCGTGGTCGACAAGGAACAGCCTCAGCTGGTGATCCTGGGCAAACAGGCCATCGACAGCGACAACAACCAGACCGGCCAGATGCTCGCAGCACTGAGCGGCTACGGTCAGGGCACTTTCGCCTCGAAAGTCGAAGTCTCCGGCGACAGCGTTGCCGTGACCCGCGAAATCGACGGCGGCGCGCAGACCGTTTCCCTGAAACTGCCAGCCATCGTCACCACCGACCTGCGTTTGAACGAGCCGCGCTACGCGTCCCTGCCAAACATCATGAAAGCCAAGAAGAAGCCTCTCGAGACGCTGACTCCGGACGCTTTGGGCGTTTCCACCGCCTCCACCAACAAAACCCTGAAAGTCGAAGCGCCGGCCGCACGCAGCGCAGGCATCAAGGTCAAGTCGGTGGCTGAACTGGTCGAGAAACTGAAAAACGAAGCGAAGGTAATCTAA
- a CDS encoding MFS transporter: protein MQPQTLTGQATLVTPSRKRFFIMVLLFITVVINYLDRSNLSIAAPALTTELGIDPVHVGLIFSAFGWTYAAMQIPGGWLVDRVPPRILYSVALLLWSLATVMLGFAASFIALFVLRMAVGALEAPAYPINSRVVTTWFPERERATAIGFYTSGQFVGLAFLTPVLAWLQHEFGWHMVFVVTGTVGIVWAAIWYAVYREPRDFKGANEGEIDLIREGGGLVDIAAETAKVKAKFSWTDLGIVLSKRKLWGIYLGQFCLNSTLWFFLTWFPTYLVKYRGMDFIKSGLLASLPFLAAFIGVLCSGFFSDFLIRRGCTVGFARKLPIIGGLLISTAIIGANFVESTPLVIAFLALAFFGNGLASITWSLVSTLAPARLLGLTGGVFNFIGNLSAIATPIVIGFLASGDSFAPAITYIAVLALIGALSYVLLVGKVERIEL from the coding sequence ATGCAACCGCAAACCCTCACCGGGCAAGCGACGTTAGTCACGCCCAGCCGCAAGCGATTTTTCATCATGGTGCTGCTGTTCATCACCGTGGTCATCAACTACCTCGACCGCAGCAACCTGTCGATTGCCGCCCCGGCACTCACCACCGAACTGGGCATCGATCCGGTGCATGTCGGGTTGATCTTTTCCGCGTTCGGCTGGACCTACGCCGCCATGCAGATCCCCGGCGGCTGGCTGGTGGACCGAGTGCCACCGCGCATCCTTTATAGCGTCGCATTGCTGTTGTGGTCGCTGGCCACGGTGATGCTCGGATTCGCCGCCAGTTTCATCGCCCTGTTCGTGCTGCGCATGGCGGTCGGTGCGCTGGAAGCGCCGGCGTATCCGATCAACAGCCGCGTGGTGACAACCTGGTTCCCCGAGCGTGAACGGGCCACGGCCATCGGTTTCTACACCTCCGGGCAGTTTGTCGGGCTGGCGTTCCTGACCCCGGTGCTGGCGTGGCTGCAACATGAATTTGGCTGGCACATGGTGTTTGTCGTGACCGGTACGGTGGGCATTGTCTGGGCGGCGATCTGGTACGCGGTGTATCGCGAGCCACGGGATTTCAAAGGCGCCAATGAAGGCGAAATCGACTTGATCCGCGAGGGCGGCGGGTTGGTGGACATCGCCGCTGAAACCGCCAAGGTGAAGGCGAAATTCAGCTGGACCGATCTCGGCATCGTCCTCAGCAAACGCAAGTTGTGGGGGATCTACCTCGGCCAGTTCTGCCTGAACTCGACGCTGTGGTTTTTCCTGACGTGGTTCCCGACCTATCTGGTGAAGTATCGCGGCATGGACTTCATCAAGTCCGGCCTGCTGGCGTCGCTGCCGTTTCTCGCCGCGTTCATCGGCGTGCTGTGTTCCGGGTTCTTTTCCGACTTCCTGATTCGCCGTGGCTGCACCGTCGGGTTTGCGCGCAAGTTACCAATCATTGGCGGGTTGCTGATTTCCACCGCGATCATCGGCGCCAATTTCGTTGAATCGACGCCGCTGGTGATTGCCTTCCTGGCCCTGGCGTTTTTCGGCAACGGGCTGGCGTCGATCACCTGGTCGCTGGTTTCGACACTGGCACCGGCGCGGTTGCTTGGACTGACGGGCGGGGTGTTCAACTTCATCGGCAACCTGTCGGCGATTGCCACGCCGATTGTCATCGGCTTCCTGGCCAGCGGCGATTCGTTCGCTCCGGCGATCACCTACATCGCGGTTCTGGCCTTGATCGGTGCTTTGTCCTACGTGCTGCTGGTGGGCAAGGTCGAGCGCATCGAGTTGTAG
- a CDS encoding GNAT family N-acetyltransferase — protein MTIEIRPATPSDAPQILAFITELADFEKARHEVIASVADIERSLFSEGATAHGLICLRDGLPIGFAVFFFSYSTWLGSNCLYLEDLYITPEQRGGGAGKTLLRHLAKIACANDCGRFEWSVLDWNTPAIEFYKSLGAQPQEEWVRYRMDGKVLREFAEGN, from the coding sequence ATGACGATCGAAATCCGCCCGGCGACCCCCAGCGATGCACCGCAAATCCTCGCGTTCATCACTGAACTTGCAGACTTCGAAAAGGCCCGTCACGAAGTCATCGCCAGCGTCGCCGACATCGAGCGCAGCCTGTTCAGCGAAGGCGCCACCGCCCACGGCCTGATCTGTCTGCGCGACGGCTTGCCGATCGGTTTCGCGGTGTTCTTCTTCAGCTATTCGACCTGGCTGGGCAGCAACTGCCTGTACCTTGAAGACCTCTACATCACCCCCGAACAGCGGGGCGGCGGCGCCGGCAAAACCCTGCTGCGCCACCTCGCGAAAATCGCCTGCGCCAACGACTGTGGCCGCTTCGAATGGAGCGTGCTGGACTGGAACACCCCGGCCATCGAGTTCTACAAATCCCTTGGTGCTCAGCCGCAGGAGGAGTGGGTGAGGTATCGCATGGATGGCAAGGTATTGCGGGAGTTTGCCGAGGGCAACTGA
- a CDS encoding IclR family transcriptional regulator, whose protein sequence is MQEDAPKNAKDAAPTGTQTLLRGLGVVQAVASGARDLKEIARLIGTTRSTTHRLASCLVDERYLRVVPQVGYLLGPKLIELGFQAREELPLVTLAGPYLDELSALTGDTVHLGIREGDEVLYLLKNPGRNGPEMRSRVGHRMPLARTGIGKALMLDDAPQDWQRLYDISLPAGGKSQFWPQHPQQSWEQLEQRMTEYVAGGYAFDLEDNEPSIRCVAAPIRDASKHIVAAISIASTVPYMPLEKMAELIPLIKGVTARLSAELGLKV, encoded by the coding sequence ATGCAGGAAGACGCCCCGAAAAACGCCAAGGACGCCGCGCCGACCGGCACTCAGACTCTGCTTCGCGGGTTGGGTGTGGTGCAGGCCGTCGCCAGTGGCGCCCGCGATCTCAAAGAGATTGCCCGCCTGATCGGCACCACGCGCAGCACCACCCATCGTCTGGCCAGTTGTCTGGTGGACGAGCGTTACCTGCGCGTCGTGCCGCAAGTCGGTTATCTGCTGGGGCCGAAGCTGATCGAACTGGGTTTCCAGGCGCGCGAAGAATTGCCGCTGGTGACCCTGGCCGGGCCTTATCTGGACGAGTTGTCGGCATTGACCGGCGACACCGTTCACCTGGGAATTCGTGAAGGCGACGAGGTGCTGTACCTGTTGAAGAATCCGGGGCGCAACGGCCCGGAAATGCGCTCGCGGGTCGGCCATCGCATGCCGCTGGCGCGCACCGGGATCGGCAAGGCCTTGATGCTGGATGACGCGCCGCAGGACTGGCAGCGTCTGTACGACATCAGCCTGCCGGCGGGTGGGAAAAGTCAGTTCTGGCCGCAACATCCCCAGCAGTCGTGGGAGCAGTTGGAGCAGCGGATGACCGAATACGTGGCCGGCGGCTACGCGTTCGATCTGGAAGACAACGAGCCGTCGATCCGTTGCGTGGCGGCGCCGATCCGCGACGCGAGCAAGCACATCGTCGCGGCGATCAGCATCGCCAGCACCGTGCCGTACATGCCGCTGGAGAAAATGGCCGAGCTGATTCCCCTGATCAAAGGGGTCACGGCCCGGCTTTCGGCGGAGCTTGGCTTAAAGGTCTGA
- the dgoD gene encoding galactonate dehydratase gives MKITKLTTFIVPPRWCLLKIETDEGVTGWGEPVVEGRAHTVAAAVEELSDYLIGKDPRNIEDIWTVLYRGGFYRGGAIHMSALAGIDQALWDIKGKALGVSVSDLLGGQVRDKIRVYSWIGGDRPADTARAAKEAVGRGFTAVKMNGTEELQFLDTFEKVDLALANVAAVRDAVGPNVGIGVDFHGRVHKPMAKVLMKELDPYKLMFIEEPVLSENYEALKELAPLTSTPIALGERLFSRWDFKRVLSEGYVDIIQPDASHAGGITETRKIANMAEAYDVALALHCPLGPIALAACLQLDAACYNAFIQEQSLGIHYNESNDLLDYVKDPRVFDYDKGFVKIPNGPGLGIEINEEYVIERAAVGHRWRNPIWRHADGSFAEW, from the coding sequence ATGAAAATCACCAAACTGACCACCTTCATCGTTCCGCCGCGCTGGTGCCTCCTCAAGATCGAAACCGACGAGGGCGTGACCGGTTGGGGCGAGCCCGTGGTCGAGGGCCGTGCCCACACCGTCGCCGCTGCGGTCGAGGAATTGTCCGACTACCTGATTGGCAAAGACCCACGCAATATCGAAGACATCTGGACCGTGTTGTATCGCGGCGGCTTCTACCGGGGCGGCGCGATCCACATGAGCGCACTGGCCGGCATCGACCAGGCGCTGTGGGACATCAAGGGCAAGGCGCTGGGTGTGTCGGTCAGTGATCTGCTCGGTGGTCAGGTGCGGGACAAGATCCGTGTGTATTCGTGGATCGGCGGCGACCGGCCGGCCGATACCGCGCGGGCCGCGAAAGAGGCGGTTGGCCGTGGTTTCACTGCCGTGAAAATGAATGGCACCGAGGAACTGCAATTCCTCGATACCTTCGAGAAAGTCGACCTGGCGCTGGCCAACGTCGCCGCCGTGCGTGACGCAGTCGGACCTAACGTCGGCATTGGTGTTGACTTCCATGGCCGGGTGCACAAGCCGATGGCCAAGGTGCTGATGAAGGAACTCGACCCCTACAAACTGATGTTCATCGAAGAGCCGGTGCTCAGCGAAAACTACGAAGCGCTGAAAGAGCTGGCACCGCTGACCAGCACCCCGATTGCCCTCGGCGAGCGACTGTTTTCGCGGTGGGACTTTAAACGGGTGTTGAGCGAAGGTTACGTCGACATCATCCAGCCGGATGCCTCCCACGCCGGTGGCATCACCGAAACCCGCAAGATCGCCAACATGGCGGAAGCCTACGACGTGGCGCTGGCGCTGCACTGCCCGCTGGGGCCGATCGCGTTGGCAGCCTGTCTGCAACTGGACGCCGCTTGTTACAACGCGTTTATCCAGGAGCAGAGCCTGGGTATCCATTACAACGAGAGCAATGACCTGCTCGATTACGTGAAGGATCCACGGGTGTTCGATTACGACAAAGGCTTCGTGAAGATCCCGAACGGCCCGGGCCTGGGGATCGAGATCAACGAGGAATACGTCATCGAACGCGCGGCGGTCGGCCATCGCTGGCGCAACCCGATCTGGCGCCATGCCGATGGCAGTTTTGCCGAGTGGTGA
- a CDS encoding NAD(P)-dependent alcohol dehydrogenase, with protein MYTAIGYAAQTATTPLAPMKFERRSPRADDVAIDILYCGVCHSDIHQARNEWGIAVYPLMPGHEIVGKVTAVGANVTKHKVGDLVGVGCMVDSCRTCEACQSNLEQYCLEGPTMTYATPDRVDGSNTMGGYSDSIVVSEHFVVRIPEKLDLAAAAPILCAGITTYSPLKHYGVKAGDKVGILGMGGLGHMGIKFAKAMGAEVTLFTRSASKAEEGRRQGADHVIVSTDEEQMKAAAGRFDFLLDTIPVQHDLNPYLDTLRFDGVHILVGLIEPIDPPVHAAKLVLGRRVLAGSLIGGVAETQEVLDFCAEHNISCDIEMLDIRQINEAYARMIAGDVKYRFVIDMATLKL; from the coding sequence ATGTACACCGCCATCGGCTATGCCGCTCAAACGGCCACCACTCCCCTCGCCCCGATGAAATTCGAACGCCGCAGCCCTCGGGCAGACGACGTTGCCATCGACATCCTGTACTGCGGCGTCTGCCACTCCGACATCCACCAGGCGCGCAACGAATGGGGCATCGCCGTTTACCCGCTGATGCCCGGTCACGAGATCGTCGGAAAAGTCACCGCCGTCGGTGCGAACGTCACCAAACACAAGGTAGGCGATCTGGTCGGTGTCGGCTGCATGGTCGACTCCTGCCGCACCTGCGAAGCCTGCCAGTCGAACCTCGAGCAATACTGCCTCGAAGGCCCGACCATGACCTATGCCACCCCGGACCGGGTCGACGGCAGCAACACCATGGGCGGTTATTCGGACAGCATCGTGGTCAGCGAACACTTCGTCGTGCGCATCCCCGAGAAGCTGGATCTGGCGGCGGCTGCGCCGATTCTCTGCGCCGGCATCACCACCTACTCCCCACTCAAGCATTACGGCGTGAAAGCCGGCGACAAGGTCGGGATTCTCGGCATGGGCGGCCTCGGCCACATGGGCATCAAGTTCGCCAAGGCCATGGGCGCCGAAGTGACGCTGTTCACCCGCTCCGCGAGCAAGGCCGAGGAAGGTCGTCGTCAGGGTGCCGATCACGTGATCGTCTCCACCGACGAAGAGCAGATGAAAGCAGCGGCCGGTCGCTTCGACTTCCTGCTGGACACCATTCCGGTGCAGCACGATCTCAACCCGTACCTCGACACCCTGCGCTTCGACGGCGTGCACATTCTGGTGGGCCTGATCGAACCGATCGATCCGCCGGTCCACGCCGCCAAACTGGTGCTGGGTCGTCGCGTATTGGCGGGCTCGTTGATCGGTGGCGTCGCCGAAACCCAGGAAGTGCTGGATTTCTGCGCCGAGCACAACATCAGCTGCGACATCGAAATGCTCGACATCCGCCAGATCAACGAGGCCTACGCCCGCATGATCGCCGGTGATGTGAAGTATCGCTTCGTCATCGACATGGCGACTCTGAAGCTCTGA
- a CDS encoding electron transfer flavoprotein-ubiquinone oxidoreductase, which translates to MEREYMEFDVVIVGAGPAGLSAACRLKQKAAEAGKEISVCVVEKGSEVGAHILSGAVFEPRALNELFPDWKELGAPLNTPVTRDDIFVLKNAESAQKIPDFFVPKTMHNEGNYIISLGNLCRWLAQQAENLGVEIYPGFAAQEALIDENGVVRGIITGDLGVDREGHPKEGLYTPGMELRGKYTLFAEGCRGHIGKQLIKRYNLDSDADAQHYGIGLKEIWEIDPAKHQPGLVVHTAGWPMDIMGTENTGGSFLYHLENNQVVVGLIVDLSYSNTYLSPFDEFQRLKHHPVLKQYLEGGKRISYGARAICKGGLNSLPKMVFKGGALIGCDLGTLNFAKIKGSHTAMKSGMLAAESVADALFAEKDGTEELTTYVDAFKKSWLYEELFASRNFGPAIHKFGAIVGGGFNWLDQNIFGGKLPFTLHDTKPDYACLKLAADCKKIDYPKPDGKISFDKLSSVFISGTNHEEEQPCHLKLTDPTIPLSRNLPMYDEPAQRYCPAGVYEVITKEDGEKRFQINAQNCVHCKTCDIKDPSQNITWVTPEGAGGPTYPNM; encoded by the coding sequence GTGGAACGCGAATACATGGAATTCGACGTGGTCATCGTCGGTGCCGGCCCCGCTGGCCTGTCCGCCGCCTGCCGCCTGAAGCAGAAGGCCGCCGAAGCCGGTAAGGAAATCAGCGTCTGCGTGGTCGAAAAAGGCTCCGAAGTCGGCGCACACATCCTGTCCGGTGCCGTATTCGAACCACGGGCCCTGAACGAACTGTTTCCGGACTGGAAGGAACTCGGCGCCCCGCTGAACACCCCCGTCACCCGCGATGACATTTTCGTGCTGAAAAACGCCGAAAGCGCGCAGAAAATTCCTGACTTCTTTGTGCCCAAGACCATGCACAACGAAGGCAACTACATCATCTCCCTCGGTAACCTGTGCCGCTGGCTCGCTCAGCAGGCTGAAAACCTGGGCGTGGAAATCTACCCGGGCTTCGCCGCTCAGGAAGCGCTGATCGATGAAAACGGCGTGGTGCGCGGGATCATCACCGGCGACCTCGGTGTTGACCGCGAAGGCCATCCGAAAGAAGGCCTGTACACCCCGGGCATGGAACTGCGTGGCAAATACACGCTGTTCGCCGAAGGTTGCCGTGGCCACATCGGCAAGCAACTGATCAAGCGCTACAACCTCGACAGCGATGCCGACGCCCAGCACTACGGCATCGGCCTGAAGGAAATCTGGGAAATCGACCCGGCCAAACACCAGCCAGGCCTGGTGGTACACACCGCCGGTTGGCCGATGGACATCATGGGCACCGAGAACACCGGCGGCTCGTTCCTCTATCACCTGGAAAACAACCAGGTTGTAGTCGGCCTGATCGTCGATCTGTCCTACAGCAACACCTACCTGTCGCCATTCGACGAATTCCAGCGCCTCAAGCATCACCCGGTGCTCAAGCAGTACCTGGAAGGCGGCAAGCGCATCAGCTACGGCGCTCGCGCGATCTGCAAAGGCGGCCTGAACTCGCTGCCGAAAATGGTCTTCAAGGGCGGCGCGCTGATCGGTTGCGACCTCGGCACCCTGAACTTCGCCAAGATCAAGGGTAGCCACACCGCGATGAAGTCCGGCATGCTCGCCGCTGAATCCGTGGCCGACGCGCTGTTCGCCGAAAAGGATGGCACCGAAGAACTGACCACCTACGTTGACGCCTTCAAGAAGAGCTGGCTCTACGAAGAACTGTTCGCCAGCCGCAACTTCGGCCCGGCGATCCACAAGTTCGGCGCCATCGTCGGCGGCGGTTTCAACTGGCTGGACCAGAACATCTTCGGCGGCAAACTGCCGTTCACCCTGCACGACACCAAGCCGGACTACGCCTGCCTCAAGCTCGCGGCCGACTGCAAGAAAATCGACTACCCGAAACCCGACGGCAAGATCAGCTTCGACAAGCTGAGCTCGGTGTTCATCTCCGGTACCAACCATGAAGAAGAACAGCCGTGCCACCTGAAACTGACCGACCCGACCATCCCGTTGAGTCGCAACCTGCCGATGTACGACGAACCGGCGCAGCGCTACTGCCCGGCCGGCGTGTATGAAGTGATCACCAAGGAAGACGGCGAGAAGCGCTTCCAGATCAACGCCCAGAACTGCGTGCACTGCAAGACCTGTGACATCAAGGACCCTTCGCAGAACATCACCTGGGTGACGCCGGAAGGCGCCGGCGGCCCGACCTACCCGAACATGTAA
- a CDS encoding HD domain-containing protein, with the protein MNAFEPLASLAAEILPHALEPSEDGAHDLSHLQRVWHNARTLQAEEGGDLEVLLAAVLLHDCVAVEKNSPLRSQASRLAAEKASTVLANLNWPEARISAVTHAIEAHSFSANITPTTLEARLMQDADRLDSLGMLGVARTFYTAGRMGSALYDPHDPEARERDYDDKRFCLDHFQTKLLHLADGFQTAAGQRLARIRHQRLKGFMEQFKEEIGVA; encoded by the coding sequence ATGAACGCATTCGAACCACTGGCCTCACTCGCCGCCGAAATTCTGCCCCACGCACTGGAACCGTCAGAGGATGGCGCTCACGACCTGTCTCACTTGCAGCGGGTCTGGCACAACGCGCGAACCTTGCAGGCCGAGGAAGGTGGCGACCTTGAGGTGCTGCTGGCGGCTGTGCTGTTGCATGATTGCGTGGCCGTGGAAAAGAACTCGCCACTGCGTTCACAGGCATCGCGCCTGGCAGCGGAAAAAGCATCAACGGTGCTGGCAAACCTGAACTGGCCCGAAGCCAGAATCAGCGCCGTCACCCACGCCATCGAAGCCCACAGTTTTTCCGCCAACATCACACCGACAACCCTCGAAGCGCGGCTGATGCAGGACGCCGACCGTCTCGACTCCCTCGGCATGCTCGGTGTCGCCCGCACCTTCTACACGGCCGGACGCATGGGCAGCGCGCTGTACGACCCGCACGATCCCGAGGCCCGGGAAAGGGACTACGACGACAAGCGATTCTGCCTCGATCATTTCCAGACCAAACTGCTGCACCTTGCCGACGGTTTCCAGACCGCTGCCGGACAACGTCTGGCGCGCATCCGTCATCAACGCCTGAAAGGTTTCATGGAGCAATTCAAGGAAGAGATCGGCGTCGCCTGA
- a CDS encoding 2-dehydro-3-deoxy-6-phosphogalactonate aldolase has translation MLKQALAQNGLIAILRGLHPQEAAAVGEVLYAAGFRVIEVPLNSPAPYESIRILRKTLPADCLIGAGTVLTPEQVELVKEAGGQVIVMPHSDAKVLRAAKAAGLYLSPGVATPTEAFAALEEGADILKLFPAEQMGPAVVKAWLAVLPVGTILAPVGGITPDNMQAFIDAGVKGFGLGSGLFKPGMTTEQVAANAKAYVAAWKALR, from the coding sequence ATGCTCAAGCAAGCACTGGCGCAAAACGGTCTGATCGCGATCCTGCGCGGCCTGCATCCGCAGGAAGCCGCGGCTGTCGGAGAAGTCCTGTATGCGGCCGGATTTCGCGTCATCGAAGTACCGCTCAATTCCCCTGCACCGTACGAAAGCATTCGCATCCTGCGTAAGACCCTGCCCGCCGATTGCCTGATCGGTGCCGGCACGGTGCTGACGCCGGAACAGGTGGAGTTGGTGAAGGAGGCCGGCGGCCAGGTGATCGTCATGCCCCACAGCGATGCCAAGGTGTTGCGGGCGGCGAAAGCGGCGGGGCTGTATCTGTCGCCGGGCGTTGCCACGCCGACTGAAGCCTTCGCTGCGCTGGAGGAGGGGGCGGACATTCTCAAGCTGTTCCCGGCCGAACAAATGGGGCCGGCAGTGGTGAAAGCCTGGCTGGCGGTGCTGCCCGTCGGGACGATTCTGGCGCCGGTCGGCGGCATTACCCCGGACAACATGCAGGCGTTCATCGACGCCGGCGTCAAAGGTTTCGGCCTCGGTTCGGGGCTGTTCAAACCGGGCATGACGACTGAACAAGTGGCGGCCAATGCCAAGGCCTACGTGGCGGCCTGGAAAGCCCTTCGCTAA
- a CDS encoding 2-dehydro-3-deoxygalactonokinase yields MLAQLIALDWGTTSLRAYKLGAGGQVLAQRSLSFGIMQLPKTPRVINGRECSDGFELAFDEACGDWLDAQPDLPVIACGMVGSAQGWCEASYRDTPANVADLGKSLQTVRSLRGVDVHIVPGVIQRSKLPNVMRGEETQVLGVLQNLPDEAGNDLLIGLPGSHSKWVEVAGGCITRFDTFMTGEVFAVLSEHSILGRTQQHSTTFDAEAFDRGVQVALSAEGEIGVLSTLFSARSLGLTGELSAAAQPDYLSGLLIGHELTALATVQRRRRIGAHLPSIILIGNAQLCARYSRALDACGFARVTLAEQATERGLWQLALAAGLIDSSSR; encoded by the coding sequence ATGCTGGCGCAATTGATCGCGCTCGATTGGGGGACGACCTCCCTACGTGCTTACAAACTCGGGGCGGGCGGGCAGGTGCTGGCGCAGCGGTCGCTGTCGTTCGGGATCATGCAGTTGCCGAAGACGCCGCGGGTCATCAACGGTCGTGAATGCTCCGACGGTTTTGAACTGGCGTTCGACGAGGCCTGCGGTGACTGGCTCGATGCGCAGCCCGACTTGCCGGTCATTGCCTGCGGCATGGTCGGTAGCGCCCAGGGCTGGTGCGAAGCGTCCTACCGCGATACGCCGGCCAACGTCGCCGATCTCGGAAAATCCCTGCAAACCGTTCGCAGTCTTCGCGGTGTCGATGTGCATATCGTGCCGGGTGTGATTCAGCGCTCAAAGCTGCCGAACGTGATGCGCGGCGAGGAAACCCAGGTCCTCGGCGTCCTGCAGAATCTGCCGGACGAGGCGGGCAATGATCTGTTGATCGGCCTGCCGGGCAGTCATTCGAAATGGGTGGAAGTGGCCGGCGGCTGCATCACCCGTTTCGACACATTCATGACCGGCGAAGTGTTCGCCGTGCTCAGCGAACACAGCATTCTCGGCCGTACCCAACAGCACAGCACGACGTTCGACGCCGAGGCATTTGATCGCGGCGTGCAGGTGGCGTTGTCGGCGGAAGGCGAGATTGGCGTGCTGTCGACGCTGTTCAGCGCCCGCAGCCTGGGCCTGACCGGTGAACTCAGCGCCGCCGCACAACCGGACTATCTGTCCGGGCTGCTGATCGGTCACGAACTGACAGCGCTGGCCACCGTGCAACGGCGCCGTCGCATCGGCGCACATCTTCCTTCGATCATCCTCATCGGCAACGCGCAGTTGTGCGCCCGTTACAGCCGTGCCCTCGACGCCTGCGGTTTTGCCCGGGTGACCCTGGCCGAGCAGGCCACCGAGCGCGGGCTATGGCAATTGGCGCTTGCCGCCGGACTGATCGATTCCTCATCCCGTTAA
- a CDS encoding AraC family transcriptional regulator, producing MQLTRHLDANATLVSLIEPLALRDGYSQTGLPGVQVLRASCDVARGPHIYEPSLMIIAQGSKLAYLGPRTMEYGAGHYLIQALPVPFECETYALPDAPLLGVSVAIDRVLLGELVLAMGLAPGRHIPAQTPESMTSVVLDDGMRGCVERLLRCLHDPLECQILGPARVRELLFVALRGPQADVLRALVEQQGQFARVAASISHLHSHYTEPLNVETLASCANMSVSTFHEHFKRSTLLSPVQYLKRLRLLKAQTLLIAEGLGVAQVAHRVGYQSTSQFSREYKRYFERSPGDERAA from the coding sequence ATGCAATTGACCCGTCACCTTGATGCCAACGCCACCCTGGTTTCGCTGATCGAACCGCTGGCGCTGCGCGATGGTTACAGCCAGACCGGGCTGCCGGGCGTACAGGTGTTGCGTGCCAGTTGCGACGTCGCCCGTGGCCCGCACATTTATGAGCCGAGCCTGATGATCATTGCTCAGGGCAGCAAGCTCGCGTATCTGGGGCCGCGCACCATGGAGTACGGTGCCGGGCATTACCTGATTCAGGCGTTGCCGGTGCCGTTCGAGTGCGAAACCTACGCGTTGCCGGACGCGCCGTTGCTCGGTGTGTCGGTGGCGATCGACCGGGTGCTGCTCGGTGAACTGGTGCTGGCCATGGGGCTGGCGCCGGGGCGGCATATTCCCGCGCAGACCCCGGAGTCGATGACCTCGGTGGTGCTCGACGATGGCATGCGCGGTTGCGTCGAACGCTTGCTGCGCTGCCTGCACGATCCGCTGGAGTGCCAGATTCTTGGACCGGCACGGGTGCGTGAATTGTTGTTCGTGGCGTTGCGCGGGCCTCAGGCTGATGTGCTGCGGGCGCTGGTGGAGCAGCAGGGACAGTTTGCCCGGGTGGCGGCGTCGATCAGTCATTTGCATTCGCACTACACCGAACCGTTGAACGTCGAAACATTGGCCAGTTGCGCGAACATGAGCGTTTCGACTTTTCACGAACACTTCAAACGCAGCACGTTGCTGTCGCCGGTGCAGTATCTGAAGCGTTTGCGTTTGTTGAAGGCGCAGACGTTGTTGATCGCTGAGGGATTGGGGGTTGCGCAGGTGGCGCATCGGGTGGGGTATCAGAGCACGTCGCAGTTCAGTCGCGAGTACAAACGCTATTTCGAACGCAGCCCGGGGGATGAGCGGGCGGCTTGA